In Marinobacter sp. F4206, the following are encoded in one genomic region:
- a CDS encoding succinylglutamate desuccinylase/aspartoacylase family protein → MDTVTVSKSNVFDYLNDPSPRTLGRSPLEWLDRLHKPTVIHVAGRDRSRTRAMATLIHGNEPSGLFALHQWLLEQHTPEVNMLFLLGGVYPAKIPPALSFRQLPEGRDLNRCFKEPFEGEEGAIAQAMLAELGKAQPECLLDMHNTSGTGPAFAVSITNDAAHQALTSLYTDRLIMTDLRLGALMEYSEQEVPTVTIECGGAQDDHAHQLAYEGLVRYASRPDVLSLEKAEWNVSVLRNPIRVELAPEATVEYRLEPSGQADLTFPPDIEHRNFGVVSPDEPLGWVGEKGLGILTAISHNRTENMEQVLQVRDGQIYPAQAIKAFMITTNPVIAKSDCLFYAVKATGEPIF, encoded by the coding sequence ATGGACACTGTCACCGTGAGCAAATCGAACGTATTTGATTATCTGAATGACCCTTCCCCCCGGACGCTGGGGCGTTCACCGCTAGAGTGGCTGGACCGGCTGCACAAGCCCACGGTTATTCATGTTGCCGGTCGCGATCGCTCCCGTACACGGGCCATGGCAACCCTTATTCACGGCAATGAGCCTTCGGGTCTGTTCGCCCTTCACCAGTGGCTACTGGAGCAGCACACGCCCGAGGTCAACATGCTGTTTCTGCTCGGAGGCGTCTATCCCGCAAAAATCCCACCTGCGCTTTCATTTCGCCAGCTGCCAGAAGGACGCGACCTCAACCGGTGCTTCAAAGAACCCTTCGAGGGAGAGGAAGGTGCCATCGCACAAGCCATGCTGGCAGAGCTTGGCAAGGCGCAACCTGAATGCCTGCTGGACATGCACAACACCTCAGGCACTGGCCCGGCCTTCGCTGTGAGCATCACCAATGACGCCGCACACCAGGCGCTGACCTCGCTCTACACCGATCGCCTCATAATGACGGACCTACGTCTGGGTGCGCTGATGGAATATTCTGAACAGGAGGTACCGACGGTGACCATCGAGTGTGGTGGAGCCCAGGATGATCACGCTCATCAACTGGCGTACGAGGGGCTGGTTCGGTATGCCTCAAGACCAGACGTATTGTCGCTGGAAAAGGCGGAGTGGAACGTCTCCGTACTGCGAAATCCGATTCGGGTGGAGCTGGCGCCCGAAGCGACCGTTGAATACCGCCTTGAGCCCAGCGGGCAGGCTGACCTCACGTTTCCGCCGGACATCGAACACCGCAATTTTGGGGTTGTTTCCCCTGATGAGCCGCTGGGATGGGTTGGAGAAAAAGGCCTTGGCATACTGACAGCGATCAGCCACAACCGGACCGAGAACATGGAGCAGGTTCTTCAAGTCAGGGATGGGCAGATCTACCCGGCCCAGGCCATCAAAGCCTTCATGATCACCACCAACCCGGTTATTGCGAAGAGTGATTGCCTGTTCTATGCGGTCAAGGCAACGGGCGAACCTATTTTTTAA
- a CDS encoding M14 family metallocarboxypeptidase, protein MNTASAPYPIGTPGTPWGDVERAEWLSRQTRQRSYESEVLSVIERLRSGFDVEEYGRLNYGTDTYPLMAIRSPDWRDDLPVVLITGGVHGYETSGVHGALQFVDQHAADYAGRVNLLVAPCVSPWAYERIHRWNANAVDPNRSFCADSPAEESAALMRLVAPVADRALLHIDLHETTDTDETEFRPALAARDGKSFEPGEIPDGFYLVDDSESPQPEFQQALIEAVEQVTHIAPADDNGEIFGSPVVARGVIQYPLTHLGLCASITRAPYRTTTEVYPDSPRATPEQCNAAQAIAVCAAIDYALARQ, encoded by the coding sequence ATGAACACGGCTTCCGCCCCTTATCCAATCGGTACGCCCGGCACGCCCTGGGGCGATGTTGAACGTGCCGAGTGGTTGTCACGACAGACCCGTCAACGCAGCTACGAGTCCGAGGTGTTGAGCGTGATTGAGCGCCTGCGCTCGGGCTTTGATGTGGAAGAGTATGGTCGTCTGAACTATGGCACCGACACCTATCCGCTGATGGCGATCCGCAGCCCTGACTGGCGGGACGATCTGCCTGTCGTGCTGATAACGGGCGGGGTACACGGTTATGAAACCAGCGGTGTACACGGCGCGCTGCAGTTCGTCGATCAGCATGCGGCGGATTACGCGGGCCGCGTCAACCTGCTGGTCGCACCCTGTGTCAGCCCCTGGGCGTACGAGCGCATCCATCGCTGGAACGCGAACGCGGTTGACCCGAACCGCTCATTCTGCGCTGACAGTCCGGCTGAGGAGTCGGCGGCACTCATGCGACTGGTGGCGCCCGTCGCCGATCGTGCACTGCTGCATATCGACCTGCACGAGACCACCGATACCGACGAAACCGAGTTTCGCCCTGCGCTGGCCGCCCGTGACGGCAAGTCGTTCGAGCCCGGCGAGATTCCCGACGGTTTCTATCTGGTTGATGACAGCGAGAGCCCACAGCCTGAATTCCAGCAGGCGTTGATCGAGGCGGTGGAGCAGGTCACTCATATCGCTCCGGCTGATGACAACGGCGAGATCTTCGGCTCACCGGTGGTCGCTCGGGGTGTTATCCAGTACCCGCTCACACACCTGGGCCTGTGCGCCAGTATCACCAGAGCCCCCTACAGGACGACCACCGAGGTCTATCCCGACAGCCCTCGTGCGACCCCCGAGCAGTGCAATGCCGCTCAGGCTATCGCAGTGTGCGCGGCGATCGACTATGCGCTGGCACGCCAGTAG
- a CDS encoding DUF4399 domain-containing protein, whose protein sequence is MKRIAIVLFSALVFAPVNAFAESMTSEAPANAEVYFVEPSDGATVGGTFKVVFGLRNMDVAPAGVEKEGTGHHHLLIDTEVPSDLSQPLPATDQIKHFGGGQTETELTLPPGEHTLQLLLGNYAHVPHSDPVVSEQITITVE, encoded by the coding sequence ATGAAAAGGATCGCAATCGTTTTGTTTTCAGCTTTGGTGTTCGCGCCAGTCAATGCGTTCGCTGAGAGCATGACTTCAGAAGCCCCTGCAAATGCCGAAGTGTATTTCGTTGAGCCAAGCGATGGTGCGACGGTCGGGGGAACCTTCAAGGTCGTGTTTGGCCTACGGAATATGGACGTCGCGCCTGCGGGTGTCGAGAAAGAGGGTACCGGACACCACCATTTGTTGATTGATACTGAGGTACCGTCTGATTTGAGCCAGCCGCTTCCAGCCACCGATCAAATCAAGCATTTCGGTGGTGGACAAACAGAGACCGAGCTTACGCTGCCGCCCGGTGAACATACCTTGCAGTTGTTGCTGGGCAATTATGCGCATGTGCCGCACAGTGATCCGGTTGTCTCTGAGCAGATCACTATCACGGTGGAATGA
- a CDS encoding nuclear transport factor 2 family protein, whose protein sequence is MQPKDIVAQFIAGINDQRFDDAKALLAADGFEYVGPNMRFLSPDDMLAYQFGMAAIQKDLIIRQLSADGEHVFAILDYRTHFEPIGDVRLAVWFRVRNDKIQTVETFYNAAVVENMLGGNLPSAE, encoded by the coding sequence ATGCAGCCTAAAGACATCGTGGCGCAGTTCATTGCGGGGATTAATGACCAGCGTTTTGATGACGCAAAGGCCTTGCTGGCTGCTGACGGCTTCGAATACGTGGGCCCGAATATGCGTTTCCTTAGCCCGGATGACATGCTGGCCTACCAGTTCGGTATGGCCGCTATCCAGAAAGACCTGATCATCCGTCAGCTCAGTGCTGACGGAGAGCATGTGTTCGCGATTCTGGATTACCGGACCCACTTCGAGCCGATTGGGGATGTTCGGCTCGCGGTCTGGTTCCGGGTCCGGAACGACAAAATCCAGACGGTTGAAACCTTCTACAATGCGGCAGTGGTCGAGAACATGCTGGGAGGCAACTTACCATCAGCCGAATGA
- a CDS encoding RidA family protein, with the protein MTIERISTNNRMSKIVKHNGTAYLCGQVAKDRNGDIHTQVTGMLEKVDELLESIGSGRDKILSATIYLADMADFQALNEVWDNWVPEGEAPARACVQAQMASPELLVEISVVAATS; encoded by the coding sequence ATGACTATTGAGCGTATTTCCACCAATAACCGCATGAGCAAGATCGTGAAACACAATGGCACCGCTTACCTTTGCGGTCAGGTTGCCAAGGACAGGAACGGTGACATTCATACCCAGGTAACCGGGATGCTGGAGAAAGTGGACGAGTTGCTGGAGAGCATCGGTTCCGGTCGCGACAAAATTCTGTCAGCAACGATCTACCTTGCTGATATGGCTGACTTCCAGGCCTTAAACGAGGTTTGGGATAACTGGGTGCCTGAAGGCGAAGCTCCAGCAAGGGCCTGTGTGCAGGCGCAGATGGCGTCTCCGGAGTTGCTGGTAGAAATTTCGGTGGTGGCGGCGACTTCCTGA
- a CDS encoding nitroreductase, whose protein sequence is MELINALNHRRSIRHFQSIPIPSGVMGRVLKQALKAPSSSNAQPYRLAVASGSVRRAISDELCERFDRANRVSRMPLPLKLWHGATGKVLPDGDYNPNVKYPGELHQRKFECGMGLYETLGIDREDYAARDRQMRRNFEFFGAPTVIFVYVHDKLGRYSALDAGIFLQSLMLAAVDEGLGTCTQAALAIWGSPIRERFQIEADYKLLCGVSIGYPAEHPVNEFRPVRRDVEDIQLRLRNTASRASG, encoded by the coding sequence ATGGAACTGATCAATGCCTTGAACCATCGCCGTAGCATTCGGCACTTCCAGAGTATTCCGATTCCTTCAGGCGTAATGGGCCGGGTCCTGAAGCAGGCTCTGAAAGCGCCCAGCAGCTCCAATGCGCAGCCCTACCGCCTGGCCGTGGCCAGCGGCTCCGTGCGCCGGGCCATCAGCGACGAACTGTGTGAACGTTTTGACCGGGCTAACAGGGTCAGCCGCATGCCTTTGCCCCTGAAGCTCTGGCATGGCGCGACCGGTAAGGTGTTACCGGACGGCGACTACAACCCGAATGTGAAGTATCCCGGGGAGTTGCACCAACGCAAATTCGAGTGTGGCATGGGCCTGTATGAAACCCTCGGCATTGACCGGGAGGATTATGCGGCGCGGGACCGCCAGATGCGGCGCAACTTTGAGTTCTTCGGTGCTCCCACGGTGATTTTTGTCTATGTGCACGACAAGCTGGGCCGTTACAGCGCCCTGGATGCGGGGATTTTCCTGCAATCGTTGATGCTGGCAGCCGTGGACGAAGGCTTGGGTACCTGCACCCAGGCTGCCCTCGCCATCTGGGGCAGTCCCATTCGCGAACGCTTTCAGATAGAGGCAGACTACAAGTTGCTGTGCGGGGTCTCTATCGGTTACCCGGCAGAGCATCCAGTAAACGAGTTCCGGCCGGTGCGACGCGACGTGGAGGACATCCAGCTGAGGTTGCGCAACACCGCAAGCCGGGCATCGGGATAG
- a CDS encoding LysR family transcriptional regulator yields the protein MSAVTEQALFLTLVEAGSFRGAADQLKVSTSAVSRQLKQTEQALGVRLLNRTTRSLSLTQAGRVYLDSCRRIEEEKRTTQRMLQNLTAKPVGRLRITATPAFANAQLLPALADFSQHYPDIQFDLTLSDRHEDLVESDLDLAIRIGDLKDSRLKSRRLLASRLVLCAAPGYLRERGYPQSLEELGRHQIIYSSHLPDIEKRHMNRLPTPEVPESHKVLVVNDVLSIYQAAKLGMGVTLLPDYLISKDLANGVLEELFPDQVRPPHEVFVLFQGTDFMPHKLRVFIDFLATRFAQVTKGSI from the coding sequence ATGTCAGCCGTTACAGAGCAAGCGTTGTTCCTGACCCTCGTGGAGGCGGGGAGCTTCAGAGGCGCGGCCGATCAACTGAAAGTGAGCACGTCGGCGGTCAGCCGCCAACTCAAGCAGACTGAACAGGCCCTGGGCGTTCGACTGCTCAATCGCACCACCCGCTCTCTGTCCCTGACCCAGGCTGGCCGGGTTTACCTTGATTCCTGCCGGCGGATTGAAGAGGAAAAACGAACCACCCAGCGCATGCTGCAAAACCTTACCGCCAAGCCCGTTGGGCGACTAAGAATCACTGCGACGCCCGCTTTTGCAAACGCCCAGCTCCTGCCCGCACTGGCCGACTTCTCGCAACATTACCCGGACATCCAGTTCGACCTGACCCTCAGCGACCGGCACGAAGATCTGGTCGAATCCGATCTGGATCTCGCCATACGTATCGGGGATCTCAAGGATTCGCGCCTGAAATCACGACGGTTACTCGCTTCCCGCCTCGTGCTGTGCGCTGCACCGGGTTACCTGCGCGAACGCGGATACCCGCAATCGCTGGAGGAGTTGGGCCGGCACCAAATTATTTACAGCAGCCATTTGCCCGACATCGAAAAGCGCCATATGAATAGGCTGCCAACCCCGGAGGTGCCCGAATCCCACAAAGTGCTGGTGGTGAACGACGTGCTATCCATTTACCAGGCGGCCAAGCTGGGCATGGGCGTTACCCTGTTACCGGATTACCTGATCAGCAAGGACCTGGCGAACGGCGTTCTGGAAGAGCTGTTCCCGGACCAGGTCCGGCCGCCGCACGAGGTGTTCGTCCTCTTTCAGGGAACTGACTTCATGCCCCATAAACTGCGAGTGTTTATCGATTTCCTGGCGACACGTTTCGCGCAGGTTACGAAGGGCAGTATTTGA
- a CDS encoding ABC transporter permease codes for MGSNRVIPVLGVLALILVWVLDLGTIQPNRIVPGTGHSLLSAVGGIGAGLVSLVLSASVLLSVMPLRSRYRLLLGLVGLALSMLPLLLQVFATRHLPEGSPYARSSIGAGFWCLLFLLSLMLIEILGRLSTRRGLQLMLLVFISGSWLVLLRGDGLESLSLVREFSAQPDKFEQALWTHLALALGAVTISAGLAFLLAFKMIRSPAWQRPILGAVSFLQTIPSLAVFGLLIAPLSALASAFPFLQELGIRGIGWAPALLALVAYSLLPMVRNTFVALTEVPENLADAGRGMGMNERQLFFQLKLPLALPVIIEGVRITTIQAIGLTAVAALIGAGGFGGFIFQGLGQAAMDLVLLGALPTIALALLADALLTMLAASLKPTPTTA; via the coding sequence ATGGGCTCGAATCGCGTCATTCCGGTGCTCGGGGTGCTCGCCCTGATACTGGTGTGGGTTCTTGACCTGGGCACCATTCAGCCAAACCGAATCGTCCCGGGGACTGGTCACAGCCTGCTGTCAGCGGTAGGGGGGATCGGCGCCGGGCTGGTTTCGCTGGTCCTGTCGGCGTCGGTTCTGCTGTCCGTCATGCCATTGCGTAGCCGTTACCGGCTCCTGCTGGGCCTGGTCGGGCTTGCTCTTTCAATGTTGCCCCTGTTATTGCAAGTCTTTGCCACCCGGCATCTTCCGGAAGGCTCACCTTACGCGCGTTCTTCGATCGGGGCGGGATTCTGGTGCCTGTTGTTCCTGCTTTCTCTGATGTTGATCGAAATCCTCGGGCGGCTTAGCACCCGGCGAGGACTGCAGCTCATGCTCCTGGTGTTTATCTCAGGAAGCTGGCTGGTACTGTTACGCGGCGATGGCCTGGAGAGTCTGTCTCTGGTTCGGGAATTCAGCGCCCAACCCGACAAGTTTGAGCAGGCACTCTGGACCCACCTGGCGCTGGCCCTTGGCGCGGTGACCATCAGTGCGGGTCTGGCTTTCTTGCTGGCTTTCAAGATGATCCGCAGCCCCGCCTGGCAGCGGCCCATTCTCGGCGCCGTCAGTTTTCTGCAAACCATTCCCAGCCTTGCGGTTTTTGGTTTACTGATTGCACCTCTCAGTGCCCTGGCGTCTGCGTTCCCATTTCTGCAGGAGCTGGGCATTCGTGGCATCGGCTGGGCGCCGGCATTGCTGGCGCTGGTTGCCTACAGTCTGCTGCCCATGGTGCGCAATACCTTTGTCGCCCTCACGGAAGTCCCCGAGAATCTGGCCGATGCCGGCCGGGGGATGGGCATGAACGAGCGTCAGCTGTTTTTCCAGCTCAAGTTACCCTTGGCGTTGCCGGTTATCATCGAGGGTGTGCGGATCACCACGATTCAGGCGATCGGCCTGACCGCAGTGGCTGCTCTGATCGGCGCCGGAGGCTTTGGCGGTTTTATCTTCCAGGGGCTGGGGCAGGCGGCGATGGATCTGGTATTGCTCGGTGCCTTACCCACGATAGCGCTCGCTCTGCTGGCCGATGCGTTACTCACGATGCTGGCGGCCAGCCTCAAGCCGACCCCGACGACGGCCTGA
- a CDS encoding ABC transporter ATP-binding protein: MIELKNVTRRFGETVAVDNINLTIETGEVCVLVGSSGCGKSTTLRMINRLLPHSAGEILVDGESITTMNPEQLRLNMGYVIQGTGLFPHWTVARNIAMVPRLLKWPGERIDARVHELMTLLELDPATHASKYPQQLSGGQAQRVGVARALAADPNILLMDEPFGALDAITRENLQLEMLRIQKQVRKTTVFVTHDIDEALKLATRIAVMDQGRIIQHDTPESILRRPASDFVENLVGKQDRGLKLMSLRAVRDLMTPHSDPKRSEPGANALKEEDSLRLALSVMLWKDLSEVAVFNARGQETGVITRERLIQEGA; this comes from the coding sequence ATGATCGAACTGAAAAATGTCACCCGGCGCTTCGGTGAAACCGTCGCCGTGGACAACATCAACCTGACCATCGAAACCGGTGAGGTCTGCGTGCTGGTGGGCAGCTCCGGCTGTGGCAAGTCCACCACACTGCGCATGATCAACCGATTGTTGCCTCACAGTGCCGGCGAGATTCTGGTGGATGGTGAGAGCATCACCACCATGAATCCGGAACAGTTGCGGCTGAACATGGGGTACGTCATCCAGGGGACGGGGCTGTTCCCGCACTGGACCGTGGCCCGCAATATCGCGATGGTGCCCCGGTTATTAAAGTGGCCCGGGGAACGGATCGACGCGCGGGTCCACGAGCTGATGACCTTGCTGGAGCTCGATCCGGCCACCCACGCCAGTAAATACCCCCAACAACTGTCCGGGGGCCAGGCGCAGAGGGTGGGTGTCGCCCGGGCACTGGCGGCGGATCCCAACATCCTGCTGATGGATGAACCTTTTGGTGCGCTGGATGCGATCACCCGGGAGAACCTTCAGCTGGAGATGCTGCGTATCCAGAAACAGGTCCGCAAAACCACCGTTTTCGTGACCCACGATATTGATGAGGCCCTGAAACTGGCCACGCGTATTGCTGTTATGGATCAGGGCCGCATTATCCAGCATGACACGCCTGAAAGTATCCTTCGGCGCCCCGCGTCTGACTTTGTTGAAAATCTGGTCGGCAAGCAGGATCGCGGCCTGAAGTTGATGAGTCTGCGAGCAGTACGGGATCTGATGACGCCTCATTCGGATCCAAAGCGGTCGGAACCCGGTGCGAACGCGCTCAAGGAAGAGGACAGCTTGCGCCTGGCGTTATCTGTAATGCTCTGGAAGGATCTGAGTGAGGTGGCCGTGTTCAACGCACGAGGGCAGGAGACTGGCGTGATTACCCGCGAACGTCTTATTCAGGAAGGTGCCTGA
- a CDS encoding ABC transporter substrate-binding protein, translated as MAVLPIFRLRRAAAFVFMLTVGPAMAADPVVVSSKIDTEGAVLGQMVLQSLEEAGIPVENRLQLGATNIVRNAIKAGEIDLYPEYTGNAAFFHDQADRDFWRDPDQAYEQAASLDKKAHNIIWLKPAEANNTWAMSVRGDLARDNGLQTLEDLANYINDGGAFKFAASAEFVESASALPAFQEAYGFNLESDQLLILSGGNTAATLRAAALNDNDVNGAMTYGTDGGLNALDLKVMEDTLGVQPVYQPAPIVRAEVLETYPKIREVLEPIFESLDLETLQRLNGQVAVNGAPADKVARDYLDSLNRD; from the coding sequence ATGGCCGTGCTTCCTATTTTCCGATTGCGCCGCGCAGCGGCATTCGTTTTTATGCTCACTGTCGGGCCGGCAATGGCCGCTGATCCGGTGGTGGTGTCGTCCAAGATCGATACCGAAGGTGCCGTGCTGGGCCAGATGGTGCTCCAATCCCTGGAAGAGGCCGGTATTCCGGTCGAGAACCGCCTCCAGCTGGGGGCAACCAACATTGTGCGTAATGCCATCAAGGCTGGCGAAATAGACCTCTATCCGGAATACACCGGTAATGCAGCCTTTTTCCACGATCAGGCCGATCGGGATTTCTGGAGGGATCCAGACCAGGCTTATGAGCAGGCGGCCAGCCTCGACAAGAAAGCGCACAACATCATCTGGCTGAAACCGGCTGAGGCCAACAACACCTGGGCCATGAGTGTGCGTGGAGATTTGGCACGGGATAATGGCTTGCAGACGCTGGAAGATCTCGCGAACTATATCAATGACGGCGGTGCGTTCAAGTTTGCTGCCAGTGCCGAGTTTGTCGAATCAGCCAGTGCTCTGCCGGCTTTCCAGGAGGCTTACGGTTTTAACCTGGAGTCTGACCAGTTGCTCATCCTCTCCGGCGGCAACACCGCGGCGACGCTCAGGGCTGCTGCGCTGAATGACAACGACGTGAACGGCGCTATGACCTACGGCACCGATGGCGGCCTTAATGCGCTTGATCTGAAGGTGATGGAAGATACCCTGGGGGTTCAACCGGTCTATCAGCCTGCGCCAATCGTACGCGCTGAAGTGCTGGAGACGTACCCGAAGATCCGTGAGGTACTTGAGCCCATCTTTGAATCCCTGGATCTGGAAACCCTCCAGCGCCTGAACGGACAGGTGGCGGTGAACGGTGCGCCGGCCGACAAGGTGGCCCGGGATTACCTGGACTCCCTGAACCGGGACTGA
- a CDS encoding gamma-glutamylcyclotransferase family protein, translated as MKYFAYGSNMSLPRLKERVPSAERVGRFVLVEHSLRFHKWSRKDGSAKCDALFTGNSDDYVIGALFEISAFEKGPLDRAEGLGFGYEEKRVRVTDVQGNCLQAFTYCATDTDPSLLPYSWYLHHVIRGAEETGVPADYLDAVSATESQEDPDRERDARERAIYR; from the coding sequence GTGAAGTATTTTGCTTACGGATCAAACATGTCCCTCCCAAGATTGAAAGAGAGGGTTCCCAGTGCTGAGCGAGTCGGTAGGTTCGTGCTTGTTGAGCACTCTCTCCGGTTTCATAAGTGGAGTAGAAAAGACGGATCTGCAAAATGCGACGCGCTGTTCACTGGAAATAGCGATGACTACGTCATTGGTGCACTGTTCGAAATATCGGCTTTCGAGAAAGGCCCGCTAGACAGGGCCGAGGGATTGGGCTTCGGCTATGAGGAAAAGCGGGTTAGGGTAACGGATGTGCAGGGGAATTGCCTCCAAGCTTTTACCTACTGTGCAACCGATACAGACCCATCCTTGCTGCCTTACTCCTGGTATTTGCATCACGTTATACGCGGTGCGGAAGAAACAGGGGTTCCAGCCGACTATCTGGATGCCGTTTCAGCCACAGAAAGCCAGGAAGATCCCGACCGAGAAAGAGATGCGAGAGAGCGGGCAATATACCGTTAA
- a CDS encoding ABC transporter permease codes for MRVWLPPVLLAFLLCGLSAGMPVLEPLFQWVQPDKQRVIYDRESFLFLLQHHLLLVVVSAAIGTIAAVAGGIFATRPSGRDFLPLVSQVASIGQTFPPVAVLALAVPVLGFGEAPILFALILYGLLPILRNTLAGLEGIDPSVRESALGMGMSPAQVLMQVELPLAGRVILAGIRTSVTINIATAAIGSTIGARTLGDPVIAGLVNGNTAYVLQGAILIGLLALTADSLFEALERTWDGRFSPQAAV; via the coding sequence ATGCGCGTATGGTTGCCTCCCGTATTGCTGGCCTTTCTCCTGTGCGGGTTGAGCGCCGGCATGCCAGTACTGGAGCCGTTGTTTCAGTGGGTGCAGCCGGACAAGCAGCGGGTCATTTACGACCGGGAAAGCTTTCTGTTCCTGTTACAGCATCATCTGCTGCTGGTTGTCGTTTCTGCGGCTATAGGCACAATCGCGGCGGTTGCCGGCGGGATTTTTGCAACCCGCCCATCGGGCCGCGATTTCCTGCCGCTGGTCAGTCAGGTGGCGTCTATCGGCCAGACATTCCCTCCGGTAGCGGTGCTTGCGCTGGCGGTGCCGGTCCTAGGATTCGGCGAAGCGCCAATTCTCTTTGCGTTGATCCTGTATGGCCTGCTGCCCATTCTGCGCAATACTCTGGCGGGCCTGGAGGGTATCGATCCGTCGGTACGGGAGTCCGCGCTGGGGATGGGCATGTCCCCGGCACAGGTGCTGATGCAGGTCGAGCTACCTTTGGCGGGCCGGGTAATCCTCGCCGGCATTCGAACCTCGGTAACCATCAACATTGCTACCGCGGCCATCGGATCGACCATCGGCGCGCGTACCCTGGGTGACCCGGTGATTGCCGGGCTGGTGAATGGCAACACCGCCTACGTGCTGCAGGGGGCGATCCTGATCGGTTTGCTGGCGCTTACCGCCGACAGCCTGTTTGAGGCGTTGGAACGGACCTGGGACGGTCGGTTCTCGCCGCAGGCGGCGGTTTGA